The genomic window TGGCCTGCACCCATCCTGGAAGCTTGGGCAGTTCCTTCTCTGGCCCCCTGGTCAGGCTTCGCTCCAGTCACTAGAAGAGGACCCAGTGTGGCCAGGCCGTGCTCCTCCACCTGAGAACCTGTCAGAGGAAGCAATATGAATATTCAGTAGTCTTCAAACTGATCTGTGATTGTTACAGAAATTGTTACAGAAATAgccggcgctacaaaaacgtggccactttctttcagagacaacacgactcgtctcaagttcaggtgcagtttgcaattaagctacattcacttcaatagaaccgagcagcaaaaccccaccctagCTGGAGATAAGGGTGTggctctctggaagaaagtggccatgttttttgtagagctgggtaacccctttaaaaaccacaCATCGGAATGACCAGGAGTAGACTGGATCCTTCTAGCACTCAATGCAATGCATGGTTACTCACCAACATCTCTCTTCCCAAGTCCTCTTGGCCTCCCAAAGGACGAGCCCCATGCTGATCTGGGGCCTGTAGGAGCAGCACAGTTCCCGGTGGCACagcactggcagatcccactggTGCCTTCTACAGGTGTCCAACTAGAAGAGATTGAGGATCAATAGAGTGGCCCAACAATTGACTATTCCTGGGTTCTCTATACAGGGCCTTACCTGCTGGAGGCCTTGTTGTAGGAGCAGGCCTTGTTCACTGGGTCAGGGGTCTGGTCAATGGCAGCAGCTCTCAGGGAACAGGTTATATAGATCTAGGACAAAAACAGCAGTGGTCAGTTTCCAGAGACTCAGGCCAAAGCCTTCCATCATGGGTCTCCaagctgcggccctccagctgttgcactacTAAatttccccatcatgcctggacagccaaatccaagaTTTTAGTTGTCTGGACATGATTGGAATAGTGGTtttctaacagctggagggctgcagtttggagacccataccTTAAATAAAGGGACTAAGACACAGGTCATGGCTAGGGATTaccaaatttacagtactagggaAACGAGTCACTAGCCTTAACTATTGGCTCAGCCTGCTGCCTCTGAACTCCGTGCTGCACCTCTCCAGGTgtgtggaaaagctggatacagtcctagaAAGCCGGGAGGACTGGATCCAGAGTTTCAAGGCAGAGTTCGAAGTCAGCAGGCTGACGAACCAGCAGTCTAGACTGGCCAAGTGCTTTTCTAGTACTGTAAACTCGCTTATCCCTGGTCATATCCAATAGAGGCAACTATTGAAAAACTTACACGTAAATATGGTGAATCTAGGAACGATTTGAGCGGGTACTAAATTTTGGTCATGCTGGACTGTGGGTGCTTACCAGAGAGACGGCACTGTCTGTGAACCTGAAGGCATCCACTATGAAGCGAAGAGTGTCTGCTTGAGGTCTTGGAGAAACAAATACTGAAGAGGAGTCTTCTTGCATCCCATCCATCAAGCACCTGTAGGAAAGATGAGCTGTAGACAATAGGTTCCTTGAAGGCTTGGACAGTATTGATGGGAGTAACTCACCCATTGTTAGAGATGATCTCATAGCGAGGAGTGGAGGTCACATCTGGGGTAATGGTGGCCACACAACTGTCCACAAACAGGATCATCGGGGCATGGTTCTGAGTGTCCAGAGAGGCTTCTATGTAGAACATGTCACCAAGCTGGAAGACTAGTGATTGACTGGGAGCACTCCAGTCCGCTGGAGAGAAGATGTTGGGGTATTAGTATAGGCCAGGAGACTCAGAACCAACCACCTAGTACTAGAAAGTTTACCAGTCATGAGACGCAAGGAGAAGACCAGCCGCTCTTCTGAGGTTGCGGTGCTGCTGAATG from Dendropsophus ebraccatus isolate aDenEbr1 chromosome 1, aDenEbr1.pat, whole genome shotgun sequence includes these protein-coding regions:
- the LOC138785241 gene encoding zona pellucida sperm-binding protein 3-like, encoding MTPDWLIYSVNLRYTPSSPRNVPITRFNSAVVPIHCYYPRHGNVSSKAIKPTWIPFSSTATSEERLVFSLRLMTADWSAPSQSLVFQLGDMFYIEASLDTQNHAPMILFVDSCVATITPDVTSTPRYEIISNNGCLMDGMQEDSSSVFVSPRPQADTLRFIVDAFRFTDSAVSLIYITCSLRAAAIDQTPDPVNKACSYNKASSSWTPVEGTSGICQCCATGNCAAPTGPRSAWGSSFGRPRGLGKRDVGSQVEEHGLATLGPLLVTGAKPDQGAREGTAQASRMGAGQEPLQLWVLVAIGSVSTVVVAVALTVVGKCFLRRLAKESV